The nucleotide window AGTAGTGCGCACAACGCGAACACGGCGACCACCGCCCACAGGGCGAGGCTGGATGAGGCTTTACTTCGCTGGTTCGACTGCGGGGTCATCTTCGCAGCTCCGTTGTTCAGGGCTGACGCCGATGCGGCGAGCGAGCCGGTCGGGCCGACGGCAATACCGACGACTGAGATAGTCAGAATATTAAAACTGAAGAACCATTTCGTCAATTAGACTGGCCGCCATGACAACCCCCAACCCGCCCTTCCGCGCCTACGCCGGGGTCGACGCCTCCGAGCGCATCGCCGCTCGGCGAGCGAAGCTGATCGAGGCAGGCCTGGCGCTCTTCACCGCCCAGGGCTACATGTCCACCGGAGTCAAGGACCTGTGCCGCGAGGCCGGACTCACCGACCGCTACTTCTACGAATCCTTCGCGAACCGGGAGGTTCTCCTCCTCGCCGTGTTCGACACCGTGACCGAGCAATTGCTGCACCGCATCACGCAGGCGGCGGCCTCGGCACCCCAGACTTCCCCGGAGCGAGAGCAGGCCACGGTCGAGGCATTCGTGCGCGAACTCGCCGCAGACCCGCGCAAGGCCCGCCTGCTCTTCGTCGAAGTGCACGGCGTCAACGACGTCGTGCGGCAGCACGCCCGCGCGGGCATCCGGCGCTTCGTCGACCTCGTCGCCGACATGATCCGCGACATCCTGCCGCCGGACACGTCTGAGGCCCACCTCCGCATGACGGCCTTCTCGGCCATCGGGGCGATGGATCAGGCGGTCACCGCCTGGCACTTCAAGGAAGTGGACATCTCGGCCGAGTGCCTGATCGCCCACTGCGTCCAGGTCTTCGAGGCCGTCGTCCGGGCGGACGGGTCACCCTCCTAGGGTCCGTCCGATGGGTCAGGGGCGGACGGGCCGCGGCGTCGGGTGCGGTGCATCACAAGGCGCCGGAGCATCCTCATAGCGGAACTGTGCGGACTGATTCGGCAAAGCGGCGAGGTGTCCTGCCAGACGCCGCGGAACCGGCCATGCCCCATCGGGCAGGCCCTGGTACTCCCGTTGCACTTCGCTCTTCCTGCTGGTCCCCTGAGGCTGTTTCCGAGCGCAGTGAGCTGACTGCCCGTCATGTGCCGGAAGTTCGTGGCCGACAGTGGGTGATCACTGTTCGCAACGGCCGCCTCGTTGCCCGCCCGTCGTTCTTCCAGATGAAGGACGTCCGCGACGCCCGCCGACAAGGCATCTCCCCTTCAGCCGTCCAACGCGAGGACGTAGTGGTCTTCACCAGATCCGGGAGAGGCACCGGCAGACCGTGTTCCCGGAGCGGCGGCTCGACGCGCGTGACGGCTTTTCGCTCCCGAGGCTTCCTGCGCCTGCGCAAGAGATCTGGCGGACGGCACCTCGTGACCGCATGCGTACTGCGGCCACGGCGGCTGCCCTCACCGTCGCGGCAGCAGTGCCCCCGCGCCCAGCGCCATGGCCACCAGCAGGCAGGCGGCGAGCAACAGACTCTCCCGCATACCCGACGCGAAGTCCCCTGCGAGGAGCGCACCGAAGACGGCGATGCTGAGCGCCCCACCCGTCTGCCGGCTGGTGTTGAGCAGCGCCGCTGCCGTGCCGGCCCGCTCCGCGGCGACGCTGTCAAGCATCAGGGAGGTCAGCGCCGGCATGGCGAGGGAGCCGCCGACGCCCAGCGGGATCATCAGCAGGGCAGTCACCCACGCGGGTGTCGCAGTGTCGACGTCGAGCAGCACGCCGCAGCCCAGCGCGACGGTCAACAGGCCCACAAGGGCCTGTGCGACTACGGGTGGGGAGCGCCGCAGAGCCCGCCACGGACTGCCGGTCTCGGCAGCCTGCGGAGCCTTCTACGCTGCGGGCATGATGACGCCGTCCTCGTCCCGGAAATAGCTTCCGTTGGAGAGGCCTTCGACGGTGCCGTGCTTGAGCCACTGCCGGGACATGTGGTGAAGGAATTTGGACTGGCGTTCCCAGACCATGAGGTGCCCGGTACAGGCGACGCGGAACATCAGCTTCTTGGTGCCCGGGACGGCGTCGTAGAGCGCGGGGACCGAGAAGTGGAGCAAGGGGCCCGAGGACACCGGCGTGTTCGCCTGGGTGTCGAGCTCTCCGTACACGATGCACACCGGCACGTCCCGGCCGAGCGTGCCGTGCAGCGGCACCGTGGTGGAGTTCCAGCCCCACCAATAGGAGTTGCGGATCCGGTTCACGCCCTGCGCCACCCCGTCTTCCTTGGGTCCCCAGCCACTGCTGACGGTGTCGTTGTCCATGGTGGCGTCCCACACCACGTCGACCATGCCGGGCTCCCGCTGGTTCGCGCAGTGCAGTTCCCTGTCCCATGAGCTGGCGAAGGCCTCTTTGGTGCCGAGGTTCATCGGGAAGCCGAACAGTGCCGCCGGGGTGGAGACCGGCAGCGCGACCGGTGCTCCGAAATCGGTTCCGGGCTTGCTCGCCCTGCCCTGCGGCGGGAAGATCGGTGCGAGCAGGAGCAGGCTCTCCACGTTCTGGGGGTGCTGCACCGCGTACGGTCCCATCACGAACGCGGCCGCGGACCAGCCGACGAGCCGGACCTTCGACACGCCGCGCTGGTGCTGGATGAACTTGATGACGGTGTCCAGCTCGTCCCAGTCGCTCTGCGAGTTGTTCAGCTGAGACGTGTAGACCGGTGAGCACGGCGCCGACAGCGGGTTGGGGACCAGGATGTCCTGCTGCTGGGCGGGGTTGGCATTGCAGGGGTTATCCAT belongs to Streptomyces sp. NBC_01454 and includes:
- a CDS encoding TetR/AcrR family transcriptional regulator: MTTPNPPFRAYAGVDASERIAARRAKLIEAGLALFTAQGYMSTGVKDLCREAGLTDRYFYESFANREVLLLAVFDTVTEQLLHRITQAAASAPQTSPEREQATVEAFVRELAADPRKARLLFVEVHGVNDVVRQHARAGIRRFVDLVADMIRDILPPDTSEAHLRMTAFSAIGAMDQAVTAWHFKEVDISAECLIAHCVQVFEAVVRADGSPS
- a CDS encoding alpha/beta fold hydrolase; this translates as MATGIITKDYAVPHTSTNPANVNDSVELFVREYDGTKPSHSPEAVLMLHGRSTPALPGFDLEHGRHDRYSWSKNLADAGYDVFIMDLQGSGRSTRPKMDNPCNANPAQQQDILVPNPLSAPCSPVYTSQLNNSQSDWDELDTVIKFIQHQRGVSKVRLVGWSAAAFVMGPYAVQHPQNVESLLLLAPIFPPQGRASKPGTDFGAPVALPVSTPAALFGFPMNLGTKEAFASSWDRELHCANQREPGMVDVVWDATMDNDTVSSGWGPKEDGVAQGVNRIRNSYWWGWNSTTVPLHGTLGRDVPVCIVYGELDTQANTPVSSGPLLHFSVPALYDAVPGTKKLMFRVACTGHLMVWERQSKFLHHMSRQWLKHGTVEGLSNGSYFRDEDGVIMPAA